In Nocardia asteroides, a single genomic region encodes these proteins:
- a CDS encoding FAD-binding oxidoreductase, translated as MAVTRRRFLGAVALGGVATTVGMPVAAAAEPEVLGAGDPRYLPLTMRGYNRRFTARPSKIFLPGDAEQVRLAVERSLGEGLTLGVRSGGHCFDDFVDNDRTRSLIDLSKLAGIGWDAGHGAFSVGPGAELSAVYQALHPWNVTLPAGICLAVGIGGHACGGGYGPLSRSRGLVADHLYGVEVVTANADGTASLVLATRDGPHSDLWWAHTGGGGGNFGIVTRYLFRSPDADGSDPARALPRSPGGMLHGRLLLPVTTEESFVRFLGNYLAFHEQHSAPGDPFAGLYAPLNFRTDVVASAEVLIFFDADAPDARARVDEFVAAITAGVTPGAVVQPIERSSYADTVSRVYYPKGAAYPRVKVKAAYLRKAYDTEQLRALHRHVTDPGVVGESQLEFLPFGGAINAVAPEATAFPARDTMMKMLIHAAWRSPGDDERFLGWARETYRDVYAGSGGVPVPGEAHGGSYINYPDPDLADPRWNSSGVPWHALYYGGNYARLLEVKQRYDPAGAFQHALSIGRPDWS; from the coding sequence ATGGCGGTAACCCGTCGACGGTTCCTGGGTGCGGTGGCGCTCGGGGGAGTGGCGACGACGGTCGGCATGCCGGTCGCGGCGGCGGCGGAGCCGGAGGTGCTCGGCGCTGGCGACCCGCGCTACCTGCCGCTCACCATGCGCGGCTACAACCGCCGGTTCACGGCGCGGCCGTCGAAGATCTTCCTGCCCGGCGACGCGGAGCAGGTGCGGCTCGCGGTGGAGCGCTCGCTCGGCGAGGGGCTCACCCTCGGCGTCCGCTCCGGCGGGCACTGCTTCGACGATTTCGTCGACAACGACCGCACCCGCTCGCTCATCGATCTGAGCAAGCTCGCCGGCATCGGCTGGGACGCGGGGCACGGTGCCTTCTCGGTCGGCCCCGGCGCCGAACTCAGCGCGGTCTACCAGGCGCTGCACCCGTGGAACGTCACGCTGCCCGCCGGCATCTGCCTCGCTGTCGGGATCGGCGGGCACGCCTGCGGCGGCGGGTACGGCCCGCTCTCGCGCAGCCGCGGGCTGGTCGCCGACCACCTGTACGGCGTCGAGGTGGTCACCGCGAACGCGGACGGCACCGCGAGCCTCGTCCTTGCCACCAGGGACGGCCCGCACAGCGACCTCTGGTGGGCGCACACCGGCGGTGGCGGCGGCAATTTCGGCATCGTGACCCGCTACCTCTTCCGCTCGCCGGACGCCGACGGCAGCGACCCGGCCCGCGCGCTGCCCCGCTCGCCCGGCGGCATGCTGCACGGCAGGCTGCTGCTCCCGGTCACCACCGAGGAGTCGTTCGTCCGGTTCCTCGGCAACTACCTGGCCTTCCACGAGCAGCACAGCGCCCCCGGCGACCCCTTCGCCGGGCTCTACGCGCCGCTCAACTTCCGCACCGACGTGGTCGCCAGCGCCGAGGTGCTGATCTTCTTCGACGCCGACGCGCCGGACGCGCGGGCCAGGGTGGACGAGTTCGTCGCGGCGATCACCGCGGGGGTGACGCCGGGGGCGGTGGTGCAGCCGATCGAGCGCAGCTCGTACGCGGACACCGTCTCGAGGGTGTACTACCCGAAGGGCGCGGCGTACCCGCGGGTCAAGGTGAAGGCGGCGTACCTGCGCAAGGCGTACGACACCGAGCAGCTGCGGGCGCTGCACCGGCACGTCACCGACCCCGGGGTGGTCGGCGAATCGCAGCTGGAGTTCCTGCCGTTCGGCGGGGCGATCAATGCCGTCGCGCCGGAGGCGACGGCCTTCCCGGCTCGGGACACCATGATGAAGATGCTCATCCACGCGGCGTGGCGGTCGCCCGGTGACGACGAGCGGTTCCTCGGCTGGGCGCGGGAGACGTACCGCGACGTGTACGCGGGGTCCGGCGGGGTGCCGGTGCCGGGCGAGGCGCACGGGGGCAGCTACATCAACTACCCCGATCCGGACCTCGCCGACCCGCGCTGGAACAGCTCGGGGGTGCCGTGGCACGCGCTGTACTACGGCGGCAACTACGCGAGGCTGCTCGAGGTCAAGCAGCGGTACGACCCGGCCGGGGCGTTCCAGCACGCGCTCTCGATCGGGCGGCCGGACTGGTCGTGA
- a CDS encoding phosphoketolase, with product MTRLASAGGDTSADNTDSGDGATIAPRPYDLGPAPGPLDRAELTALDAWWRAANYLSVGQIYLMANPLLREPLAAGHIKPRLLGHFGTVPGLNLVWTHANRAIRQRDLSAVFVAGPGHGGPGPNACAWLEGTYSELYGHIPRDSEGMAAFFAQFSFPGGVPSHCAPETPGSFHEGGELGYSLLHAFGAALDNPDLTVFCVVGDGEAETGPLAASWHSAKFLNPARDGAVLPILALNEYKIANPTLLARIPEDELRSLFRGYGYEPVIVAGDDPAEVHQALAAAVDGALDRIAEIQRAARAGGDGARPIWPLIVLRTPKGWTCPPVVDGDRVEGTFRAHQVPLPNARGDDEHRAVLEQWLRSYRPEELFGESGAPIAELDALNPSGARRMSANPVANGGALLRDLRLPDWREYGVEVPAPGAAEHEATRVLGGWLRDVTAANPDNFLTFAPDELASNRLQDILEVTGRNWQAEIGEFDVGLDRRGRVIEVLSEHLCQGLLEGYLLTGRHGVFTCYEAFIHIVDAMFNQHAKWLDASAAVPWRRPVPSLNYLLSSHVWRQDHNGFTHQDPGFLDVVLNKKPEIVRVYLPPDGNTLLATYDHCLRSRHLVNVVVAGKQPAPDWLTVDEAAAHCARGAGIWEWAGNGDTAGSSPDVVLACAGDVPTLETLAAAAILREHLPDLRVRVVNVVDLMRLLPREEHPHGLPDREFDTLFTRDRPVIFAFHGYPWLIHRLTYRRANHSGLHVRGYKEEGTTTTPFDMVMLNDLDRYHLVTDVIDRVPELRERAAGLRQEMVDARFRARAWTREHGADIPCVAEWSWPEVSL from the coding sequence ATGACGCGGCTGGCCAGCGCCGGAGGCGACACCTCGGCGGACAACACCGACAGCGGCGACGGCGCCACGATCGCGCCGCGCCCCTACGACCTCGGCCCGGCCCCCGGCCCGCTGGACCGCGCCGAACTCACCGCGCTGGACGCCTGGTGGCGCGCGGCCAACTACCTCTCGGTCGGGCAGATCTACCTGATGGCCAACCCGCTGCTGCGCGAGCCGCTCGCGGCCGGGCACATCAAGCCGCGGCTGCTCGGCCACTTCGGCACCGTGCCCGGGCTGAACCTGGTCTGGACGCACGCCAACCGGGCCATCCGGCAGCGCGATCTCAGCGCGGTCTTCGTCGCCGGCCCCGGCCACGGCGGCCCCGGCCCGAACGCCTGCGCCTGGCTGGAGGGCACCTACTCGGAGCTGTACGGCCACATCCCGCGCGACAGCGAGGGCATGGCGGCCTTCTTCGCCCAGTTCTCCTTCCCCGGCGGAGTGCCGAGCCACTGCGCCCCGGAGACGCCGGGCTCGTTCCACGAGGGCGGTGAGCTCGGCTATTCGCTGCTGCACGCCTTCGGCGCCGCGCTGGACAACCCGGACCTCACGGTGTTCTGCGTGGTCGGCGACGGCGAGGCGGAGACCGGGCCGCTGGCCGCGAGCTGGCACTCGGCCAAGTTCCTCAACCCGGCGCGGGACGGTGCTGTGCTGCCGATCCTGGCGCTGAACGAGTACAAGATCGCCAACCCCACGCTGCTGGCCCGGATCCCCGAGGACGAGCTGCGCTCGCTCTTCCGCGGCTACGGCTACGAGCCGGTGATCGTGGCGGGCGACGACCCGGCCGAGGTGCACCAGGCGCTCGCGGCCGCGGTGGACGGCGCGCTGGACCGGATCGCCGAGATCCAGCGCGCCGCCCGCGCAGGCGGCGACGGCGCCCGCCCGATCTGGCCGCTCATCGTGCTGCGCACCCCCAAGGGCTGGACCTGCCCGCCGGTGGTCGACGGCGACCGGGTCGAGGGCACCTTCCGCGCGCACCAGGTGCCGCTGCCCAACGCCCGCGGCGACGACGAGCACCGCGCCGTGCTGGAGCAGTGGCTGCGCTCCTACCGGCCGGAGGAGCTGTTCGGCGAGTCGGGCGCACCGATCGCGGAGCTGGACGCGCTGAACCCGTCCGGCGCGCGCCGGATGAGCGCCAACCCGGTGGCCAACGGTGGCGCGTTGCTGCGCGACCTGCGGCTGCCGGACTGGCGCGAATACGGCGTCGAGGTGCCCGCACCCGGCGCGGCCGAGCACGAGGCCACCCGGGTGCTCGGCGGCTGGCTGCGCGACGTCACCGCGGCCAACCCGGACAACTTCCTCACCTTCGCCCCGGACGAGCTGGCCAGCAACCGGCTGCAGGACATCCTCGAGGTGACCGGCCGGAACTGGCAGGCCGAGATCGGCGAGTTCGATGTCGGGCTCGACCGCCGCGGCCGGGTGATCGAGGTGCTCTCCGAGCACCTCTGCCAGGGGCTGCTGGAGGGGTACCTGCTCACCGGCAGGCACGGCGTCTTCACCTGCTACGAGGCCTTCATCCACATCGTCGACGCCATGTTCAACCAGCACGCCAAGTGGCTGGACGCCAGCGCGGCGGTGCCGTGGCGGCGACCGGTGCCGAGCCTGAACTACCTGCTCTCCTCGCACGTCTGGCGGCAGGACCACAACGGCTTCACGCACCAGGACCCCGGATTCCTGGACGTGGTGCTGAACAAGAAGCCGGAGATCGTCCGGGTGTACCTGCCGCCGGACGGCAACACCCTGCTCGCCACCTACGACCACTGCCTGCGCTCCAGGCACCTGGTGAACGTGGTGGTGGCAGGCAAACAGCCCGCGCCGGACTGGCTCACCGTGGACGAGGCGGCGGCGCACTGCGCGCGCGGCGCGGGCATCTGGGAGTGGGCAGGCAACGGCGACACCGCGGGCAGCAGCCCCGACGTCGTGCTCGCCTGCGCGGGCGACGTGCCGACGCTGGAGACGCTCGCCGCGGCCGCCATCCTGCGCGAGCACCTGCCCGACCTGCGGGTCCGGGTGGTGAACGTGGTCGACCTGATGCGGCTGCTGCCCCGCGAGGAGCACCCGCACGGGCTCCCGGACCGCGAGTTCGACACGCTCTTCACCCGCGACCGCCCGGTCATCTTCGCCTTCCACGGGTATCCCTGGCTGATCCACCGGCTCACCTACCGGCGCGCCAACCACAGCGGGCTGCACGTGCGCGGATACAAGGAGGAGGGCACCACCACCACGCCGTTCGACATGGTGATGCTCAACGACCTGGACCGGTACCACCTGGTCACCGATGTCATCGACCGGGTGCCGGAGCTGCGCGAGCGCGCGGCCGGGCTGCGGCAGGAGATGGTGGACGCGCGGTTCCGGGCGCGGGCGTGGACGCGCGAGCACGGTGCGGATATTCCGTGCGTGGCGGAGTGGAGCTGGCCGGAGGTCAGTCTTTAG
- a CDS encoding FKBP-type peptidyl-prolyl cis-trans isomerase yields MRTLRRIIGIGAVAAAASGLVACGSDDSSTATATTTTARAASSAAAAPAPKGRECTADDIGVDGGFGTAPVITLPDDCDPPKQLITKDLVPGSGPGAQPGQQLTMNYSLVTWSNKKKLDSSFDRNETFPLTLGAGQVIEGWDTGLVGVQQGARRLLIVPPDLGYGQGGRGIAPNETLVFVTDAVQIGG; encoded by the coding sequence ATGCGAACTCTGCGCAGGATCATCGGGATCGGCGCCGTCGCCGCGGCGGCGAGCGGGCTCGTCGCATGCGGCTCGGACGATTCGAGCACCGCCACCGCGACGACGACCACCGCGCGGGCCGCGAGCTCCGCCGCGGCGGCGCCCGCGCCGAAGGGCCGCGAGTGCACCGCCGACGACATCGGCGTCGACGGCGGCTTCGGCACCGCGCCGGTCATCACGCTGCCGGACGACTGCGACCCGCCCAAGCAGCTGATCACCAAGGACCTGGTGCCGGGCTCCGGCCCCGGCGCGCAGCCCGGCCAGCAGCTCACCATGAACTACTCGCTGGTGACCTGGTCGAACAAGAAGAAGCTGGACAGCTCCTTCGACCGCAACGAGACCTTCCCGCTCACCCTCGGCGCCGGTCAGGTGATCGAGGGCTGGGACACCGGGCTGGTCGGGGTGCAGCAGGGTGCCCGCCGGTTGCTGATCGTGCCGCCGGATCTCGGCTACGGTCAGGGCGGCCGCGGGATCGCGCCGAACGAGACCCTGGTCTTCGTGACCGACGCCGTGCAGATCGGCGGCTGA
- a CDS encoding cyclase family protein yields MSSPEGTRAAAEAEGDSTAAPDGVRPGGEAPRAGVPRRRALLGAGLAAFGAATAAAAGPAAAGSGGVLDLTHPLGPNLLVWPGNPPFVSTPVATYERGGFAQNTITYWEHTGTHVDAPLHRVPGGGSVDLIAPADLVAPLVVLDIRPRVAGDPDAAVTVADIDAWRAAHGDIPERAFVAALTGWESRLGEPGAFLNLDATGTQRTPGWTPEAAAHLITECGVVGFGIDTLSLDRGAAGDSPAHTAILGSGRYGVEMLANLAAAPGAGATVVVGAPKHIGGTGGPCRVLALT; encoded by the coding sequence GTGAGTTCGCCCGAGGGCACCCGCGCGGCCGCGGAAGCCGAGGGTGACAGCACGGCCGCGCCGGATGGCGTTCGCCCCGGTGGGGAGGCGCCGCGCGCCGGGGTGCCGCGCAGGCGCGCGCTGCTCGGAGCGGGGCTGGCCGCCTTCGGCGCGGCTACCGCGGCCGCCGCCGGACCGGCCGCCGCCGGGTCCGGCGGGGTGCTCGACCTGACGCACCCGCTCGGCCCGAATCTCCTCGTCTGGCCTGGCAACCCGCCGTTCGTCAGCACACCGGTGGCGACCTACGAGCGCGGCGGCTTCGCTCAGAACACCATCACCTACTGGGAGCACACCGGCACGCACGTGGACGCCCCGCTGCACCGCGTCCCCGGCGGCGGCAGCGTCGACCTGATCGCCCCGGCGGACCTGGTGGCCCCGCTGGTGGTGCTCGACATCCGCCCCCGCGTGGCCGGTGACCCCGACGCCGCGGTGACCGTCGCCGACATCGACGCCTGGCGCGCCGCGCACGGCGACATCCCCGAGCGCGCCTTCGTCGCCGCGCTCACCGGCTGGGAATCGCGGCTGGGCGAGCCGGGCGCCTTCCTCAACCTGGACGCCACCGGCACCCAGCGCACCCCCGGCTGGACGCCGGAGGCCGCCGCCCACCTGATCACCGAGTGCGGCGTCGTCGGCTTCGGCATCGACACGCTCAGCCTGGACCGCGGGGCGGCCGGGGACAGCCCGGCGCACACCGCGATCCTGGGCAGCGGCCGCTACGGCGTCGAGATGCTGGCCAACCTGGCAGCGGCACCCGGCGCGGGCGCGACGGTGGTGGTCGGCGCGCCGAAACACATCGGCGGCACCGGCGGTCCCTGCCGGGTACTCGCGCTCACCTGA
- a CDS encoding 2'-5' RNA ligase family protein, which yields MGSAPERYGRAESLGHYWFLTFEHQRNLHRLAEKCRRIANEAHFAPTPTAWLHLTLDRIARCGESTREQLEAIAASAEHLCRNFAPLELTIDRTIDLHGALGFAVAPGDRVTALRDAIRTATLSVLPDAPVRDSSSPPHITIAYPKSEGQSLRAGECERITFPVTEVALVALEHRDFSYRWDVVTRVGLGRG from the coding sequence ATGGGTAGCGCACCCGAGCGATACGGCCGCGCTGAATCGCTGGGCCATTATTGGTTTCTGACCTTCGAGCACCAGCGGAATCTCCACAGATTGGCCGAAAAGTGTCGGCGGATTGCGAACGAGGCGCACTTCGCTCCGACCCCCACGGCCTGGCTGCACCTCACCCTGGATCGCATTGCGCGCTGCGGCGAAAGCACACGGGAACAACTCGAAGCCATCGCCGCGAGCGCGGAACATCTCTGCCGGAATTTCGCTCCGTTGGAGTTGACAATCGACCGAACCATCGACCTTCACGGCGCACTCGGCTTCGCCGTCGCACCCGGGGACCGGGTAACTGCCCTGCGCGACGCGATCCGGACAGCGACGCTGTCGGTACTCCCGGACGCGCCTGTGCGCGACTCGTCGTCCCCGCCGCACATCACGATCGCCTACCCGAAATCCGAAGGGCAGAGCCTCCGCGCCGGGGAGTGTGAGCGCATCACATTTCCGGTGACGGAGGTCGCCTTGGTGGCGCTGGAGCACCGGGACTTCTCGTACCGGTGGGATGTCGTCACCCGGGTCGGGCTGGGCCGCGGATAG
- the tig gene encoding trigger factor produces the protein MKSTVEQLSPTRVRINVEVPFEELKPDFDRAYKALAKQVRIPGFRPGKAPARLLEARLGRGAILEQVVNDALPARYSEAVTTAEVKVIGQPEIEITKIEDGQELAFSAEVDIRPEVVLPDYSSLSVTVDAFTIDDDDIDEQLQSLRQRFGTLSGVERAVQEGDFVSIDLSATVNGEEVPEAATTGLSHEVGSGQLIEGLDEALIGLSAGESKEFTTKLVAGEHAEQDAVVTVTLQSVKERELPEADDEFAQLASEFDTLDELKDDLRTRVERVKKVQQAGEIRDKVLEALLEQVDVPLPDAVVQAEVDALVHDAVHGFDHDEAKFAESLEAQGSSREEFDKDTREAAEKSVRTQLLLDAIAEKDNTQVGQDELTERILFQAQRYGMAPEQFIQQVQQAGQLGAVFADVRRGKALAGVVGQVTVTDSDGNAVDTGELFGEPEGGEVEEVETDVVEAADADADETETATATAKAE, from the coding sequence GTGAAGAGCACCGTCGAGCAATTGAGCCCGACCCGGGTCCGGATCAATGTCGAGGTGCCCTTCGAGGAGCTGAAGCCGGACTTCGACCGGGCCTACAAGGCGCTGGCCAAGCAGGTCCGGATCCCCGGCTTCCGCCCGGGCAAGGCGCCCGCCCGGCTGCTCGAGGCCCGCCTCGGCCGCGGCGCGATCCTGGAGCAGGTCGTCAACGACGCGCTGCCCGCGCGCTACAGCGAGGCCGTCACCACGGCCGAGGTGAAGGTCATCGGCCAGCCGGAGATCGAGATCACCAAGATCGAGGACGGCCAGGAGCTGGCCTTCTCGGCCGAGGTAGACATCCGCCCCGAGGTCGTGCTGCCCGACTACAGCTCGCTCTCGGTCACCGTCGACGCCTTCACCATCGATGACGACGACATCGACGAGCAGCTGCAGTCGCTGCGCCAGCGCTTCGGCACCCTGAGCGGGGTCGAGCGGGCCGTGCAGGAGGGCGACTTCGTCTCCATCGATCTCTCCGCCACCGTGAACGGCGAGGAGGTGCCGGAGGCGGCCACCACCGGGCTCTCGCACGAGGTCGGCTCCGGCCAGCTCATCGAGGGGCTGGACGAGGCGCTGATCGGCCTCTCGGCCGGCGAGTCCAAGGAGTTCACCACCAAGCTGGTGGCGGGCGAGCACGCCGAGCAGGACGCCGTCGTCACCGTCACGCTGCAGTCGGTCAAGGAGCGCGAGCTGCCCGAGGCGGACGACGAATTCGCCCAGCTGGCCAGTGAATTCGACACCCTGGACGAGCTGAAGGACGACCTGCGCACCCGGGTCGAGCGGGTCAAGAAGGTGCAGCAGGCCGGCGAGATCAGGGACAAGGTGCTCGAGGCGCTGCTGGAGCAGGTCGATGTGCCGCTGCCGGACGCCGTCGTGCAGGCCGAGGTCGACGCGCTGGTGCACGACGCCGTGCACGGCTTCGACCACGACGAGGCCAAGTTCGCCGAGTCGCTGGAGGCGCAGGGCAGCAGCCGCGAGGAGTTCGACAAGGACACGCGCGAGGCGGCCGAGAAGTCGGTGCGGACCCAGCTGCTGCTCGACGCCATCGCGGAGAAGGACAACACCCAGGTCGGCCAGGACGAGCTCACCGAGCGGATCCTGTTCCAGGCGCAGCGCTACGGCATGGCGCCGGAGCAGTTCATCCAGCAGGTGCAGCAGGCGGGCCAGCTCGGCGCGGTCTTCGCCGACGTGCGCCGCGGCAAGGCGCTGGCGGGCGTGGTCGGCCAGGTCACCGTGACCGACTCCGACGGCAACGCGGTCGACACCGGCGAGCTCTTCGGCGAGCCGGAGGGCGGGGAGGTCGAGGAGGTCGAGACCGACGTGGTCGAGGCCGCCGACGCCGACGCCGACGAGACCGAAACCGCGACCGCCACCGCGAAGGCGGAGTGA
- a CDS encoding fasciclin domain-containing protein codes for MSACSDDSSDSASSTSTSARSSSAMTTTTGAMNAGANPVGPGCAEYAAQVPSGAGSVSGMAQDPVATAASNNPLLKTLTQAVSGQLNPQVNLVDTLNGGQFTVFAPVDSAFAKIDPATIESLKTDSATLTKILTYHVVPTQVAPDAIAGTHTTVEGQTLTVTGTPDNLKVNDAGVICGGVKTANATVYLIDTVLMPPA; via the coding sequence ATGTCGGCCTGCTCGGACGACTCCTCGGATTCGGCGTCCTCGACGTCGACGTCGGCGCGCTCCTCCTCGGCCATGACGACCACGACGGGTGCGATGAACGCCGGCGCGAACCCGGTCGGCCCGGGCTGCGCGGAGTACGCCGCGCAGGTGCCGAGCGGCGCGGGCTCGGTGTCGGGGATGGCGCAGGACCCGGTCGCCACCGCCGCCTCGAACAACCCGCTGCTCAAGACGCTGACGCAGGCGGTCTCCGGGCAGCTGAACCCGCAGGTGAACCTGGTGGACACGCTGAACGGCGGGCAGTTCACCGTGTTCGCGCCGGTCGACTCGGCCTTCGCCAAGATCGACCCGGCCACCATCGAGTCGCTGAAGACCGACTCGGCGACGCTGACCAAGATCCTCACCTACCACGTGGTGCCGACCCAGGTCGCGCCGGACGCCATCGCGGGCACGCACACCACGGTCGAGGGGCAGACGCTGACCGTCACCGGCACCCCCGACAACCTGAAGGTGAACGACGCCGGGGTGATCTGTGGCGGCGTCAAGACCGCGAACGCCACGGTCTACCTGATCGACACCGTGCTCATGCCGCCTGCCTGA
- a CDS encoding anti-sigma factor gives MSDPEPARPDLLDLAYPYALDAVAEIERRHIDDRLRAADAATAAEFTALVHGVHEAMAAVSALDARRPPAHVEHAVLRAIDAAMSGAVRTATDAAGTSASELRVAAASELRVAAVGDVAKRRCRADSRRRLGAATPHRPTGAQRLGTSTFLPIAAAAALAVLAGLGAAILLRQQESTPPAALRADTVLGQPDVRGRAAELPAGGTLTVTSSARLGAATVSFAALPEPPAGHCYQMWLLAADGTPRSVGVMEHAPTPGSNVVLRTGADDALAVTVEPAHGSALPTGIPLVRIPLA, from the coding sequence ATGAGCGACCCGGAGCCGGCCCGGCCGGACCTCCTCGACCTGGCGTACCCGTACGCGCTGGACGCGGTCGCCGAGATCGAGCGCAGGCACATCGATGACCGGCTGCGCGCCGCCGATGCGGCGACCGCCGCCGAGTTCACCGCGCTGGTGCACGGGGTGCACGAGGCCATGGCGGCGGTCAGCGCGCTCGATGCGCGGCGGCCACCCGCCCATGTGGAGCACGCGGTGCTGCGCGCCATCGATGCGGCGATGAGCGGTGCCGTGCGCACCGCGACCGATGCCGCAGGCACGTCGGCGAGCGAACTCCGCGTAGCCGCGGCGAGCGAACTGCGCGTGGCCGCGGTGGGCGACGTCGCGAAGCGGCGATGCCGTGCCGACTCTCGGCGGCGGCTCGGGGCCGCGACCCCGCACCGCCCGACCGGGGCGCAACGGCTCGGCACCTCGACATTCCTCCCGATCGCGGCGGCCGCCGCGCTGGCCGTGCTGGCCGGGCTCGGCGCCGCGATCCTGCTGCGGCAGCAGGAATCCACCCCGCCGGCGGCGCTGCGCGCGGACACCGTGCTCGGCCAGCCCGACGTCAGGGGCCGGGCCGCCGAACTGCCCGCCGGCGGCACCCTCACGGTCACCTCGTCGGCGCGGCTCGGCGCCGCCACCGTCTCCTTCGCGGCGCTGCCGGAGCCGCCCGCCGGGCACTGCTACCAGATGTGGCTGCTCGCCGCGGACGGCACGCCGCGCTCGGTGGGGGTGATGGAGCACGCGCCCACGCCGGGGTCGAACGTGGTGCTGCGCACCGGGGCCGATGACGCGCTCGCGGTGACCGTCGAACCGGCACACGGCTCCGCGCTGCCGACCGGTATCCCGCTGGTGCGCATTCCGCTGGCCTGA